Proteins encoded by one window of Vitis vinifera cultivar Pinot Noir 40024 chromosome 10, ASM3070453v1:
- the LOC100261154 gene encoding alpha-galactosidase produces the protein MGESGLHACGLFVLTVMMVVGVGAICGGAPGLLNSESTETTSWRNLLANGLACTPQMGWNSWNHFGCKIDENLIKETADAMVSSGLAALGYHYVNLDDCWGEKNRDSDGNLVAKHSTFPSGIKALADYVHKKGLKLGIYSDAGTQTCSKTMPGSLGHEEKDAKTFASWEVDYLKYDNCENTGIRPQERYIKMSKALLNSGRSIFFSLCEWGQEDPATWAKDVGNSWRTTGDIEDNWDSMTSRADENDKWAAHAGPGGWNDPDMLEVGNGGMRKEEYQSHFSIWALAKAPLLIGCDVRSMDNSTFELLSNKEVIAVNQDELGVQGRKVKKDGNLEVWAGPLSDNKVAVVLWNRGSSQANMTAHWSDIGLSPSAVVDARDLWAHSTQSSVQGQLWAQVDSHACKMYILTPK, from the exons ATGGGTGAGTCCGGCTTGCATGCGTGTGGGTTGTTTGTGCTGACTGTGATGAtggtggtgggggtgggggcGATTTGTGGGGGAGCCCCAGGGCTTCTGAATTCTGAGTCAACAGAGACCACCAGTTGGAGGAATCTTTTGGCCAATGGCCTTGCCTGCACTCCTCAGATGGG ATGGAACAGCTGGAACCATTTTGGTTGCAAGATTGATGAGAATTTGATTAAGGAAacag CTGATGCAATGGTGTCAAGTGGCCTTGCTGCATTAGGATACCATTATGTTAATTTAG ATGACTGTTGGGGCGAAAAGAATAGAGATTCTGAC gGGAATTTGGTTGCTAAGCATTCAACATTTCCTTCAGGCATCAAGGCTCTAGCAGATTACGTTCACAAGAAAGGGTTAAAGCTTGGAATTTATTCAGATGCAGG TACTCAAACTTGCAGTAAGACCATGCCTGGTTCACTAGgccatgaagaaaaagatgCAAAAACCTTTGCCTCATGG GAAGTCGATTACTTAAAATATGATAACTGTGAAAACACCGGTATAAGGCCTCAGGAAAG GTACATTAAGATGAGTAAGGCTTTACTGAATTCAGGAAGATCCATATTTTTCTCCTTATGTGAATG GGGACAAGAAGATCCTGCTACTTGGGCTAAGGATGTAGGAAATAGTTGGAGGACAACGGGAGACATTGAAGACAACTGGGATAG CATGACATCTCGGGCAGATGAGAATGACAAATGGGCAGCGCATGCTGGCCCTGGTGGATGGAATG ATCCTGACATGCTTGAAGTAGGAAATGGTGGCATGAGGAAAGAGGAGTACCAGTCTCACTTCAGCATATGGGCATTAGCTAAA GCCCCATTGTTGATTGGCTGCGATGTTCGATCAATGGATAATTCAACCTTTGAATTGCTTAGCAATAAGGAGGTTATTGCTGTCAATCAAG ATGAACTTGGTGTTCAAGGGAGAAAGGTTAAGAAAGACGGGAATCTTGAG gtATGGGCGGGTCCTCTCTCTGATAACAAGGTGGCTGTAGTCCTTTGGAACAGAGGATCATCGCAAGCAAATATGACAGCTCATTGGTCAGATATAGGCCTCAGTCCCTCAGCTGTTGTTGATGCTCGAGACTTATGGGCT CATTCAACTCAATCATCGGTTCAAGGACAACTTTGGGCCCAAGTGGATTCTCATGCTTGTAAAATGTATATCCTCACACCCAAGTAG
- the LOC100267960 gene encoding alpha-galactosidase, translating to MAHDQISIPLLLFLICTLSAATVNHATLTGKFRENGAMKRKLLDNGPGQTPQMGWNSYNHFPCKLSEELIHQTADAMVSTGLSALGYKYINLDDCWAELNRDSKGNLVPKASIFPSGMKALADYVHSKGLKIGIYADAGTLTCSKTMPGSLNYEEQDANTFASWGIDYLKYDNCHNNGLSPQERYSNMSKALLNTGRPIFYSLCEWGQDNPATWASSIGNSWRTTGDIKDTWESMTSHADLNDVWASYAGPGGWNDPDMLEVGNGGMSTEEYRSHFSIWALAKAPLLIGCDIRSMDNETFELLSNKEVIEVNQDKLGAQGKKVKKTGDLEVWSGPLSDNRVAVVLWNRESSEATIIADWSDIGLNSSAVVDARDLWTHSTIYSIRHQLKATVEAHACKMYALTPH from the exons ATGGCTCATGATCAGATTTCTATTCCACTTCTCTTGTTTCTCATATGCACCCTTTCAGCTGCAACAGTCAACCATGCCACCTTGACTGGCAAATTTCGTGAAAATGGAGCAATGAAAAGGAAGCTGTTGGATAATGGTCCTGGTCAAACTCCTCAGATGGG ATGGAACAGTTATAATCACTTTCCTTGCAAGCTCAGTGAAGAACTAATTCACCAGACAG CTGATGCAATGGTTTCAACAGGCCTCTCAGCCCTCGGATAcaagtatattaatttgg ATGACTGTTGGGCTGAATTGAATAGAGACTCCAAG GGAAATCTAGTACCAAAAGCTTCAATTTTTCCCTCTGGTATGAAGGCTTTAGCAGATTACGTCCACAGCAAAGGGCTCAAGATTGGAATTTATGCTGATGCCGG GACATTGACTTGCAGCAAGACAATGCCAGGGTCACTAAATTACGAGGAGCAGGATGCCAACACTTTTGCTTCTTGG GGAATTGACTATCTGAAGTATGATAATTGCCACAATAATGGATTGAGCCCACAAGAAAG ATATTCAAATATGAGCAAAGCTCTTCTCAACACAGGCAGACCCATCTTCTACTCTCTATGTGAATG GGGCCAGGACAACCCTGCAACATGGGCAAGTAGTATTGGAAACAGTTGGAGAACAACTGGAGACATTAAAGATACTTGGGAGAG TATGACATCGCATGCTGACCTTAATGATGTGTGGGCATCTTATGCTGGACCTGGTGGATGGAATG ACCCAGACATGCTTGAAGTAGGCAATGGAGGAATGTCAACAGAGGAGTACCGCTCTCACTTTAGCATCTGGGCTTTAGCAAAG GCCCCACTTCTTATTGGGTGCGACATTAGGTCCATGGATAATGAAACGTTTGAGTTGCTAAGCAACAAGGAGGTTATTGAGGTTAATCAAG ATAAGCTTGGGGCTCAAGGGAAAAAAGTAAAGAAGACTGGAGATCTAGAG GTTTGGTCTGGTCCCCTCAGTGACAATAGGGTGGCAGTGGTCCTGTGGAATAGAGAATCTTCTGAGGCAACGATAATTGCAGATTGGAGCGATATTGGGCTGAATTCATCAGCAGTTGTTGATGCTCGGGACTTATGGACG CATTCAACTATATACTCAATTCGACATCAACTCAAGGCAACTGTTGAAGCTCATGCTTGCAAGATGTATGCTCTCACACCACATTAA